The following proteins come from a genomic window of Winogradskyella sp. PC-19:
- a CDS encoding NAD(P)H-dependent oxidoreductase, giving the protein MNIIEQLQWRYATKKFDDSHVLSINQLTTLKEAFNLTALSYGLQTLKLVIIEDKEKREALVAHSYGQRQVVDASHLLVLCIQDEIDETDINKHFEKIGEIRKTPEDVLQPFKNQLKATIGGMSSSKKSDWATRQAYIALGNLMTICAIEKIDSCPMEGFNPEAFDKALELESKGLKSVLLLPVGRRADDDMFAEFKKVRKPLKETIIEM; this is encoded by the coding sequence ATGAACATTATCGAGCAATTACAATGGCGTTACGCTACCAAAAAGTTTGACGATTCGCACGTACTATCTATTAATCAATTAACAACATTAAAAGAAGCCTTTAATCTTACTGCATTATCTTATGGATTACAGACTTTAAAGCTAGTTATTATAGAAGATAAAGAAAAGCGAGAAGCATTGGTAGCTCATTCTTACGGTCAACGCCAAGTCGTTGATGCATCACATTTATTGGTATTATGTATACAAGATGAAATTGACGAAACTGATATAAATAAACATTTTGAAAAAATAGGCGAAATTAGAAAAACACCAGAGGATGTACTCCAACCTTTTAAAAATCAGCTAAAAGCTACTATAGGTGGTATGTCATCATCTAAAAAATCTGACTGGGCAACACGACAAGCATATATCGCTTTAGGTAATCTTATGACTATTTGTGCTATCGAAAAAATAGATAGTTGTCCAATGGAAGGATTTAATCCAGAAGCTTTTGATAAAGCTCTAGAGCTTGAAAGTAAAGGCCTAAAGTCAGTATTACTTCTTCCTGTAGGTAGACGTGCTGATGACGATATGTTTGCAGAGTTCAAAAAAGTAAGAAAGCCACTTAAAGAAACTATAATCGAAATGTAG
- a CDS encoding DegT/DnrJ/EryC1/StrS family aminotransferase, with protein MPGFELFGDAERDSVKDVLDNGVLMRYGFDGMRNGHWKARDLESELQKTFNTNHVQLVSSGTAAVSVALASAGIGAGDEVIMPTFTFVASFEAIMMLGAIPVLVDIDSTLTLDPESVEAAITPNTKAVMIVQMCGSMGDMNTLKSICDRHNLIFVEDACQAIGGSYDGKPLGSIADVGCFSFDFVKTITCGEGGAVITNNKDYYLNADHYSDHGHDHIGNDRGAETHTFLGYNFRISELHAAVGLAQVKRLPEFLAIQKKHFDIIRNELATIPEVEFRAVPEGGVESCAFLNFFLPDLETSRKVSAAFKESGVDVCWNYYDNNWHYVREWHHLKEAKSLYPLSPEMKSALNELKSKNFSQSDHFIGRNISCLIKLSWTEDEVKQRAIKMRNCILEALQE; from the coding sequence ATGCCAGGATTCGAGCTTTTCGGCGATGCCGAACGTGATAGTGTAAAAGATGTTTTAGACAATGGTGTTTTAATGCGTTATGGTTTTGATGGCATGCGAAACGGACATTGGAAAGCTAGAGATTTAGAGTCCGAACTTCAAAAAACATTCAATACTAACCACGTACAATTAGTCTCTAGTGGTACAGCTGCAGTTTCTGTTGCTCTAGCCTCTGCAGGTATCGGAGCAGGTGATGAGGTAATAATGCCCACATTTACATTTGTAGCAAGTTTTGAAGCTATAATGATGCTAGGTGCAATTCCTGTCTTAGTAGATATAGATAGCACATTAACACTTGACCCAGAGTCTGTTGAAGCTGCCATTACACCAAATACAAAAGCAGTGATGATTGTGCAAATGTGCGGAAGCATGGGTGATATGAATACTCTAAAATCAATTTGTGATAGACATAATTTAATTTTTGTGGAAGATGCCTGTCAAGCTATTGGAGGTAGTTATGATGGAAAACCATTAGGAAGTATAGCTGATGTTGGCTGTTTTTCTTTTGATTTCGTTAAAACAATTACTTGCGGTGAAGGTGGTGCAGTCATTACCAATAACAAAGATTATTACCTAAATGCTGACCACTATAGTGATCATGGTCATGATCATATTGGTAATGATAGAGGTGCCGAAACACACACATTTTTAGGCTATAATTTTAGAATCTCAGAATTGCATGCAGCTGTTGGATTAGCTCAAGTAAAACGTTTACCCGAGTTTTTAGCAATTCAGAAAAAACATTTTGATATAATTAGAAATGAATTAGCAACCATTCCTGAAGTAGAATTTAGAGCTGTTCCCGAAGGTGGTGTAGAAAGCTGTGCTTTTTTAAATTTCTTTTTACCTGATTTAGAGACTTCAAGAAAAGTTTCCGCAGCTTTCAAAGAAAGTGGAGTAGATGTTTGTTGGAATTATTATGATAATAATTGGCATTATGTAAGAGAATGGCATCATCTTAAAGAGGCAAAGTCGCTATATCCACTATCTCCAGAAATGAAGTCAGCTTTAAATGAATTAAAATCTAAAAATTTTTCACAATCTGACCACTTTATTGGTCGCAACATTTCGTGTCTTATTAAATTATCTTGGACGGAAGATGAGGTGAAGCAACGTGCAATTAAAATGCGAAATTGTATACTTGAGGCTTTACAGGAGTAA
- a CDS encoding heavy-metal-associated domain-containing protein, translated as MKRVILSIAVIALLGLTSCKNETKKETETTTIEMSKDMAMTELSFGVRGNCGMCKNTIEKAANGVEGVASANWDVDKKKIDVSFDDTKTDAMAIHKAIAASGYDTEKVAGDEEAYDGLPGCCKYDHEMMMNQSGETKSDDHSNHDH; from the coding sequence ATGAAAAGAGTAATTTTAAGTATCGCTGTAATAGCATTATTAGGTTTAACAAGTTGTAAAAACGAAACCAAAAAAGAAACAGAAACAACGACTATAGAAATGTCAAAAGATATGGCAATGACAGAGCTGTCTTTTGGTGTGAGAGGAAATTGTGGAATGTGTAAAAACACCATCGAAAAAGCAGCTAACGGTGTTGAAGGTGTTGCAAGTGCTAATTGGGATGTCGATAAAAAGAAGATTGATGTGTCTTTTGATGATACAAAAACCGATGCAATGGCAATCCATAAAGCAATCGCAGCTTCAGGATATGATACCGAAAAAGTAGCAGGTGATGAAGAAGCATATGATGGTTTACCAGGTTGTTGTAAATACGACCACGAAATGATGATGAATCAATCAGGTGAAACAAAAAGTGATGACCATTCAAATCACGACCATTAA
- a CDS encoding methyltransferase domain-containing protein, with protein MNLKEQKYWTNRYTEQNTGWDIGYPSTPIKNYIDQLENKDIKVLIPGAGNAYEAEYIYNMGFKNVFVLDISEKPLIAFRKRNPNFPKTQILHEDFFNHSGTYDLVIEQTFFCSFIPTNKNRTSYATKMAQLLKPKGRLVGLWFNFPLTNDIEKRPFGGNKELYQSYLNSYFKTVSFENCYNSIPERTEKELFGIFKKRT; from the coding sequence ATGAATTTAAAAGAACAAAAATATTGGACAAATCGTTATACTGAACAAAATACAGGTTGGGATATCGGCTATCCGTCAACACCTATCAAAAACTACATAGACCAGCTTGAAAATAAAGATATCAAAGTATTAATTCCAGGTGCAGGAAACGCTTATGAGGCAGAATATATTTACAATATGGGTTTTAAAAATGTATTTGTATTAGATATTTCTGAAAAACCATTGATTGCTTTCAGAAAACGGAATCCTAATTTTCCTAAAACTCAAATTCTACATGAAGATTTTTTTAATCATTCTGGAACTTACGATCTAGTTATAGAACAAACTTTTTTCTGCTCTTTCATTCCTACTAATAAAAACAGAACTTCTTACGCTACTAAAATGGCACAATTATTAAAACCAAAAGGTAGATTAGTTGGTTTATGGTTTAATTTTCCATTAACAAATGATATTGAAAAAAGACCTTTTGGTGGTAATAAAGAATTATACCAAAGTTATTTAAACTCTTATTTTAAGACAGTTTCATTTGAAAATTGTTATAATTCTATACCAGAAAGAACTGAGAAAGAGCTGTTTGGAATTTTTAAGAAAAGAACATAA
- a CDS encoding efflux RND transporter periplasmic adaptor subunit has protein sequence MKKYIVYLGILAVGLLLGWILFGGSSKEDTDHNHDAVTETNQMWTCSMHPQIMQPAAGDCPICGMDLIPAESGSDGLLAGQFKLTENAMALANIQTTVVGKGNAEGNTIKLSGKIAENEEANAVQVSYFSGRIEHLNVSFTGEEVHKGQLLATIYSPELYAAQQELITAASLKESQPALYKAVRNKLKLWKLSENQINQIEETQKVKENFPVYATVSGTVTEKLVEQGDFIKQGQPLLKIANLNTVWANFDVYENQIELFKKGQEVSVSTNANANKVFKGKVDFIDPILNSKTRTITLRVVLNNKDDVFKPGMFVSANIDSVKNENKEILSIPASAVLWTGERSVVYLKTNPDQTVFEMQEVVLGNQIGNEYEVLEGLLVGNEIVTNGTFTVDAAAQLQGKKSMMNKDGGKVMTGHEGHLGMDNNASNKQTDHTNMNERLEVSEKFQQQLNSVYNEYINLKDALVKEDSKSTSTSASTLLNNLTKVNMKLLSDNKAHNHWMSLEKEIKSSATSISETSDIKLQRNHFKHLSSHLINAVQLFGVNEKVYLEFCPMADNNKGAFWLSKEEKVINPYFGEAMLTCGEVKQIIE, from the coding sequence ATGAAAAAATATATAGTTTATCTCGGAATATTAGCTGTAGGTCTACTTTTAGGGTGGATACTGTTTGGTGGCTCATCAAAAGAAGATACAGACCATAATCACGATGCAGTTACAGAAACCAATCAAATGTGGACCTGTTCAATGCATCCACAGATTATGCAACCAGCAGCAGGAGATTGCCCCATTTGTGGTATGGATTTAATTCCTGCAGAAAGCGGAAGTGATGGTTTATTAGCAGGCCAATTTAAGCTTACAGAAAACGCTATGGCTTTGGCTAATATTCAAACAACTGTTGTCGGTAAAGGCAATGCAGAAGGCAATACCATTAAACTATCTGGTAAGATTGCCGAAAATGAAGAAGCCAATGCGGTACAGGTAAGTTACTTTTCAGGTAGAATTGAACATTTGAATGTGAGTTTTACAGGCGAAGAAGTTCATAAAGGTCAGTTATTAGCAACCATTTATTCGCCAGAACTCTATGCAGCGCAACAAGAATTGATTACAGCAGCATCTTTAAAAGAATCACAACCAGCTTTATACAAAGCGGTTCGTAATAAATTGAAGTTATGGAAGCTCTCTGAAAATCAAATCAATCAGATTGAAGAAACCCAAAAAGTGAAAGAAAACTTTCCTGTGTATGCAACCGTTTCAGGAACAGTTACCGAAAAATTAGTAGAGCAAGGCGATTTCATAAAACAAGGTCAACCGTTATTGAAGATTGCCAATCTCAACACGGTTTGGGCAAATTTTGATGTCTATGAAAACCAGATAGAGTTATTTAAAAAAGGTCAAGAAGTTTCTGTATCTACCAATGCAAATGCAAATAAGGTATTTAAAGGAAAAGTCGATTTCATAGACCCAATTTTGAACAGTAAAACAAGAACAATAACCTTACGTGTAGTTCTAAATAATAAAGATGATGTATTTAAACCAGGAATGTTTGTGTCTGCAAATATTGATAGTGTTAAGAATGAAAATAAAGAAATCTTATCGATTCCTGCATCTGCTGTGTTATGGACTGGAGAACGCTCTGTGGTTTACTTAAAAACAAATCCAGACCAAACCGTTTTTGAAATGCAAGAAGTAGTTTTAGGTAATCAAATAGGTAATGAATATGAAGTTTTAGAAGGTTTATTAGTTGGAAATGAAATAGTGACTAACGGAACATTTACAGTTGATGCAGCTGCACAATTACAAGGCAAAAAATCTATGATGAATAAAGATGGTGGTAAAGTAATGACTGGACACGAAGGACATTTAGGTATGGATAACAATGCATCCAACAAACAAACTGACCATACCAATATGAATGAGCGTTTGGAAGTATCAGAGAAATTTCAACAACAGTTAAATAGTGTTTACAATGAATATATCAATTTAAAAGATGCTTTAGTAAAAGAAGATTCAAAAAGTACTTCAACAAGCGCATCAACTTTACTAAACAATTTAACCAAAGTAAATATGAAATTGTTGTCAGATAATAAGGCGCATAACCATTGGATGTCATTAGAAAAGGAAATAAAATCTTCAGCGACCTCAATTTCTGAAACGTCAGATATAAAACTTCAAAGAAACCATTTCAAGCATTTGTCATCACATCTAATCAATGCTGTTCAACTATTTGGTGTAAATGAAAAAGTCTATTTAGAATTTTGTCCAATGGCAGATAATAACAAGGGTGCGTTTTGGTTGAGCAAAGAAGAAAAAGTAATCAATCCATATTTTGGCGAAGCAATGCTAACCTGTGGTGAAGTAAAACAAATAATAGAATAA